In Deinococcota bacterium, the following proteins share a genomic window:
- the efp gene encoding elongation factor P, translating to MISVTELRNNTKVEMDGGLWECLDYQHQKIGRGGAKVVAKFRNLETGSIVERTFNASEKLQDIFIDYKKMQYLYSDGDSFTFMDTETYDQPALSRAQIGDGARFLKESMEVTVDYFRDKPLKVTLPNVVALAITQTDPGVKGDTVSGGSKQATLETGATVNVPLFIDQGETIRVDTRTGEYLGRA from the coding sequence ATGATCAGCGTCACAGAACTGCGAAACAACACCAAGGTCGAGATGGACGGCGGCCTCTGGGAATGTCTCGACTACCAGCACCAGAAGATCGGCCGCGGCGGCGCCAAGGTCGTCGCCAAATTTCGCAACCTGGAGACCGGCTCGATCGTCGAGCGCACCTTCAACGCCTCGGAAAAATTGCAGGACATCTTTATCGACTACAAGAAGATGCAGTACCTCTACTCCGACGGCGACTCCTTTACCTTCATGGACACCGAGACCTACGATCAGCCCGCCTTGAGCCGCGCGCAGATTGGCGACGGCGCCAGATTCCTGAAGGAGTCGATGGAGGTGACGGTGGACTACTTCCGCGACAAGCCGCTCAAGGTGACCCTGCCCAACGTGGTCGCGCTGGCCATCACCCAGACCGACCCGGGCGTCAAGGGCGACACCGTCTCCGGCGGCTCGAAGCAGGCGACGCTGGAAACCGGCGCGACCGTGAACGTGCCGCTCTTCATCGACCAGGGCGAGACCATCCGCGTCGATACCCGTACGGGCGAGTACCTCGGGCGCGCCTGA
- a CDS encoding aldolase/citrate lyase family protein, protein MMNNVLKSRLERGQPSLGCWLHLCSPLAAELVALAGYHAVLIDLEHGPGDLLNAVQLMQAVSATEATPVVRVPANDPVWIKRALDIGALGIMVPEVGSADEARAAVAACLYPPAGRRGVAYPLVRASGYGLDTDYASAAGDKLLVIAQIESAAGVANSAEIAAVKGIDMLFIGPFDLSAGLGKPGDFDDPEVGALLQRAEAAARASGKPLGGLPYGGRGAGDMVAAGYTFVTSGSDVAFLRDAARGDVQALERLR, encoded by the coding sequence ATGATGAACAACGTGCTCAAAAGCAGGCTCGAGAGGGGTCAGCCCTCGCTCGGCTGCTGGCTCCACCTGTGCAGCCCCCTGGCCGCCGAACTCGTCGCCTTAGCCGGCTACCACGCGGTCCTGATCGACCTCGAGCACGGCCCCGGCGACCTCCTGAACGCCGTTCAGCTCATGCAGGCGGTCTCGGCGACCGAGGCTACACCCGTCGTCCGCGTGCCTGCCAACGACCCGGTCTGGATCAAGCGCGCGCTCGACATCGGCGCGCTAGGGATCATGGTGCCCGAGGTCGGCAGCGCAGACGAGGCGCGGGCGGCCGTCGCCGCCTGCCTCTACCCGCCCGCCGGCAGGCGCGGGGTGGCCTACCCGCTGGTCCGCGCCTCGGGCTATGGCTTGGATACCGACTACGCCAGCGCGGCCGGGGACAAGCTGCTGGTCATCGCGCAGATCGAGAGCGCCGCGGGCGTGGCGAACAGCGCCGAGATCGCCGCCGTGAAAGGGATCGACATGCTCTTCATCGGCCCCTTCGACCTGTCGGCCGGTCTGGGCAAGCCGGGAGACTTCGACGACCCCGAGGTCGGCGCGCTCTTGCAGAGGGCCGAGGCGGCGGCCAGGGCGAGCGGCAAGCCCCTGGGGGGCCTTCCTTACGGCGGACGGGGCGCCGGGGATATGGTGGCGGCCGGCTACACCTTCGTGACCAGCGGCTCGGACGTCGCCTTTTTGCGCGACGCGGCGCGAGGAGACGTGCAGGCGCTCGAGCGTCTTCGCTAG
- the accB gene encoding acetyl-CoA carboxylase biotin carboxyl carrier protein, protein MDVKELKRLLDAMRDSETNELVLETGDYKLTVKRGAEAQMIQAPQPPAAAVPTSQPGAPEAARGAPTPASVPAHLVQITAPIVGTFYASPSPDAAPYVKVGDKVEAGKVLCIIEAMKLMNEIEAEVAGVIAEVLVKNEEPVEYGQVLFRIDPS, encoded by the coding sequence ATGGACGTCAAGGAGCTGAAAAGGCTGCTTGACGCCATGCGCGACTCGGAAACCAACGAGCTGGTGCTCGAGACCGGCGACTACAAACTGACCGTGAAGCGCGGCGCGGAGGCGCAGATGATCCAGGCGCCGCAGCCGCCCGCCGCAGCCGTCCCGACCTCCCAGCCCGGCGCGCCCGAGGCCGCTCGGGGGGCGCCCACGCCGGCTTCCGTCCCCGCGCACCTCGTCCAGATCACCGCGCCCATCGTGGGCACCTTCTACGCCTCGCCCTCGCCGGACGCCGCCCCCTACGTCAAGGTGGGCGACAAGGTCGAGGCCGGCAAGGTGCTCTGCATCATCGAGGCCATGAAGCTGATGAACGAGATCGAAGCCGAGGTGGCCGGCGTCATCGCCGAAGTGCTGGTCAAAAACGAAGAGCCGGTCGAGTACGGCCAGGTGCTCTTCAGGATCGATCCGAGCTGA